A window of Jannaschia sp. M317 contains these coding sequences:
- a CDS encoding LysR substrate-binding domain-containing protein, giving the protein MRLPPLNALRAFEAAARHGGFLAAADELGVSRGAVSRHVKLLEDDLGTALFIRSHNGVALTPAGQRLRPVLTEAFRAITDEVAQVSGHGGALRIICPPALSIRWLFPRLDGFRAAHPEIRLQLTTDFYGEAGFDTGAFDLGITTLHARTRPDSLRSQVLFPMRVTPACAPDFLAAHPLRHPADLAGLPLLHEAASRADWRQWLTVFGAGGASAEDGTVFPNLDMALRAAVMGGGVVMADLALAVEELSRGDLVLPFPTMTLDPPEGPFGLIGPRDRWNSPSVAAFRRWVVGVLPEGPVGSV; this is encoded by the coding sequence ATGCGCCTGCCCCCGCTCAACGCCCTGCGCGCCTTTGAGGCGGCCGCCCGCCACGGCGGGTTTCTGGCTGCTGCCGATGAGCTGGGGGTTTCGCGGGGTGCGGTCAGCCGCCACGTCAAACTGCTGGAGGATGACCTGGGCACCGCGCTGTTCATCCGCAGCCACAACGGCGTGGCCCTGACCCCGGCGGGTCAACGGCTGAGGCCCGTGCTGACCGAGGCGTTTCGCGCCATCACCGATGAGGTGGCGCAGGTGTCGGGGCACGGCGGCGCGCTGCGCATCATCTGCCCGCCCGCCTTGTCGATCCGCTGGCTGTTCCCCCGGCTCGACGGATTCCGCGCGGCGCACCCGGAGATCCGTCTGCAGCTGACGACTGATTTCTATGGTGAGGCGGGGTTCGATACGGGGGCTTTCGACCTTGGCATCACGACCCTGCACGCGCGCACCCGGCCCGACAGTCTGCGCAGCCAGGTTCTGTTTCCGATGCGGGTGACGCCGGCCTGTGCGCCGGACTTTCTGGCGGCCCATCCATTGCGGCACCCCGCCGATCTGGCGGGCCTGCCCCTGCTGCACGAGGCGGCGTCGCGGGCGGACTGGCGACAGTGGCTGACGGTGTTCGGTGCGGGGGGTGCCTCGGCAGAGGACGGCACGGTTTTTCCCAATCTCGACATGGCGTTGCGGGCCGCCGTGATGGGCGGGGGCGTGGTCATGGCCGATCTGGCGCTGGCCGTCGAGGAGCTGTCGCGCGGCGATCTGGTGCTGCCGTTTCCCACGATGACGCTGGACCCGCCGGAGGGGCCCTTCGGTCTGATCGGTCCGCGCGACCGGTGGAACAGCCCGTCGGTCGCGGCTTTTCGGCGCTGGGTTGTGGGCGTGCTGCCCGAGGGTCCCGTCGGCTCAGTCTGA
- a CDS encoding GNAT family N-acetyltransferase yields MTDGPRLRQADPSDAAALAAFHVRIWRLTYRDLAPAAAYDALDIARRLPAWDALLASPAPDRGAVLAQGRDGIAGVVAFGPASQADLGATAEIKHLYVDPNARGAGLGRRLLDLALDRLARAGHARAALAVVTANNRARAFYARSGGVETERFTDAGPL; encoded by the coding sequence GTGACAGACGGCCCGCGCCTTCGGCAGGCGGACCCGTCCGACGCAGCGGCCCTGGCGGCATTTCACGTCCGGATCTGGCGGCTGACCTATCGCGACCTGGCACCAGCCGCCGCCTATGACGCGTTGGACATCGCGCGCCGTCTGCCCGCCTGGGACGCGTTGCTTGCCAGCCCCGCGCCGGATCGCGGGGCGGTCCTGGCCCAGGGGCGGGACGGGATCGCGGGTGTCGTCGCCTTCGGGCCCGCCTCGCAGGCTGACCTCGGGGCCACGGCAGAGATCAAGCACCTGTATGTCGACCCGAACGCGCGCGGCGCGGGCCTTGGGCGGCGACTGCTGGATCTGGCGCTGGACCGGCTGGCGCGGGCGGGACACGCCCGTGCGGCCCTGGCGGTGGTGACGGCGAACAACCGCGCGCGCGCCTTTTATGCGCGCAGCGGCGGGGTCGAGACGGAGCGCTTTACCGATGCCGGTCCGCTTTGA
- a CDS encoding prephenate dehydratase, producing MSATIAFQGELGAYSHQACHEARPDHAPLPCPTFEDAIDAVRDGRADLAMLPVENSTYGRVADIHSLLPHSGLHIIEEAFVRVHINLLALPGTALSDVKVAQSHTVLLGQCRDYLSRNGIRPRVGADTAGSAKQIAEARNPSEAALASEMAGKIYGLDVLARHIEDHDRNTTRFLIMSREPHRPVTGSGPIKTTFVFRVRNIPAALYKAMGGFATNGVNMTKLESYMVDGSFSATQFYADIEGHPDDAPVARALEELAYFTSSLDILGVYPADPEHFDGGAG from the coding sequence ATGTCAGCCACCATCGCCTTCCAGGGGGAACTGGGCGCCTATTCCCATCAGGCCTGTCACGAGGCCCGCCCCGACCACGCCCCCCTGCCCTGTCCGACCTTCGAGGATGCGATCGACGCGGTGCGCGACGGACGCGCCGATCTGGCCATGCTGCCGGTCGAGAATTCCACCTATGGCCGGGTGGCCGACATCCATTCGCTCCTGCCGCATTCAGGCCTGCACATCATCGAAGAAGCCTTCGTGCGGGTGCATATCAACCTGTTGGCCCTGCCTGGCACGGCGCTGAGCGATGTGAAGGTGGCCCAGTCGCACACGGTTCTGCTGGGGCAGTGCCGCGACTACCTCAGCCGGAACGGCATCCGCCCGCGCGTCGGTGCGGACACGGCCGGATCCGCCAAGCAGATCGCCGAGGCGCGCAATCCGTCCGAGGCGGCCCTGGCCTCCGAGATGGCGGGCAAGATCTATGGCCTCGACGTTCTGGCGCGCCACATCGAGGATCACGACCGCAACACCACGCGGTTTCTGATCATGTCGCGCGAGCCGCACCGCCCGGTCACCGGGTCGGGCCCGATCAAGACCACCTTCGTGTTCCGCGTCCGCAACATTCCCGCCGCGCTTTACAAGGCGATGGGGGGATTCGCGACCAATGGCGTCAACATGACCAAGCTGGAAAGCTACATGGTCGACGGCAGCTTTTCGGCGACCCAGTTCTATGCCGACATCGAGGGGCACCCCGACGATGCCCCCGTCGCCCGCGCCCTGGAGGAGCTGGCCTATTTCACCTCCTCTCTGGACATTCTGGGCGTCTACCCCGCGGACCCGGAGCATTTCGACGGCGGGGCCGGGTGA
- a CDS encoding cytochrome c family protein has protein sequence MDTMTITKAGGALCGALLIFLLGAWAAEGLYHVGGGHGDDHAMGYEIEVAEAGAAAAEVEAEPEVPFEEVYVNASADAGEGLWRQCSACHKLEAGANGTGPYLHGVVGRDKGAAEGYSYSDTLATMEGDWTPENLSGFLADPKGYAPGTKMAYRGMRDIEDRANLIAYLATIGG, from the coding sequence ATGGATACCATGACGATCACCAAGGCTGGCGGTGCCCTGTGCGGCGCGCTCCTGATCTTCTTGCTGGGTGCCTGGGCGGCCGAAGGTCTGTATCACGTGGGCGGTGGCCACGGCGACGATCACGCCATGGGCTATGAGATCGAAGTCGCCGAAGCAGGCGCCGCCGCAGCCGAAGTCGAGGCCGAGCCGGAAGTCCCCTTCGAAGAGGTTTACGTCAACGCCTCTGCTGATGCGGGCGAGGGCCTGTGGCGTCAGTGTTCCGCCTGTCACAAGCTGGAGGCAGGCGCCAACGGCACCGGCCCCTATCTTCATGGCGTGGTCGGTCGCGACAAGGGCGCGGCAGAGGGCTACAGCTACTCCGACACGCTGGCCACGATGGAAGGCGACTGGACCCCCGAGAACCTGTCCGGGTTCCTGGCCGACCCCAAGGGGTACGCGCCCGGCACCAAGATGGCCTATCGCGGCATGCGCGACATCGAAGATCGCGCCAACCTGATTGCCTATCTGGCCACCATCGGCGGCTGA
- a CDS encoding extracellular solute-binding protein, translated as MIHRFASTFAAGLVLAAPVLAQDLIVSHGYSNFGELKYGPDEPFSYVNTDAPKGGEISFDALGNFDSFNLYTRNGNVATGTQVMYEDIFISAADDPYGSYCYLCTTIEYPADRSYVIVNLRENITFADGTPMTAEDVKFTVDLFLEQGLPEFRSVVESYFSAVDVTGPYQVRFDFNDEAPFNDRLGLVGIWNPFSKAWFEETGARLDESTTTPFLGTGPYVLGPVDMGRSLTYVRNPNWWGADLPLNQGRHNFDSIRYEYFGDAAAAIQGFFAGEYTVRVENSSKEWATSYDVPPVERGDIIRETLPDGNISTAQGFIFNLKRDKWNDPQVRDAIRMMFNFEWSNETLFYGLYSRPASFWGGSDLAAEGVPTEGERAVLAPLVEEGLLDASILTDEAVMPPVNGADRNQPDRRTRRAALRLLNEAGWETGSDGMLRNAEGQTLDLIIIQFSPTFDRIVNPYVENLRDIGVNARLERIDRAQYIERRRSGDWDLTNQSLGQGFEPGGGLKQWFGSETAENSSRNLMALADPAVDRLIDIAIDSKDLDDVRDRLRALDRVLRAWGFWIPQWGNSEHWIASWNMFRHPDELPPLAPGVIDFWWLDAEAEAALKASGAL; from the coding sequence ATGATCCACCGTTTTGCTTCGACCTTCGCCGCCGGGCTGGTGCTTGCCGCCCCCGTCCTGGCCCAGGATCTGATCGTCAGCCATGGCTACAGCAACTTCGGGGAGCTAAAATACGGACCGGATGAGCCGTTTTCCTACGTGAACACCGATGCGCCCAAGGGGGGCGAGATCAGTTTCGATGCGCTGGGCAATTTCGACAGCTTCAACCTGTATACCCGCAACGGCAATGTCGCGACCGGCACGCAGGTGATGTACGAGGATATCTTCATCTCTGCCGCTGACGACCCGTACGGCAGCTATTGCTACCTTTGCACCACGATCGAATACCCCGCCGACCGATCCTATGTGATCGTCAATCTGCGCGAGAACATCACCTTTGCCGACGGCACGCCGATGACCGCAGAGGATGTGAAGTTCACCGTCGATCTGTTTCTGGAACAGGGCCTGCCGGAGTTCCGCTCCGTGGTCGAAAGCTATTTCTCGGCAGTGGACGTGACCGGCCCCTATCAGGTCCGTTTCGATTTCAACGACGAGGCGCCGTTCAACGACCGCCTGGGACTGGTGGGCATCTGGAATCCCTTCTCCAAGGCGTGGTTCGAGGAAACCGGGGCGCGGCTGGACGAATCCACGACGACACCGTTCCTGGGGACTGGTCCCTATGTGTTGGGCCCGGTCGACATGGGCCGGTCGCTGACATACGTGCGCAATCCCAATTGGTGGGGCGCGGATCTGCCGCTCAACCAGGGGCGGCACAACTTCGATTCCATCCGGTACGAATATTTTGGCGACGCCGCCGCCGCCATTCAGGGCTTTTTCGCGGGCGAATATACCGTGCGGGTCGAGAACAGCTCCAAGGAATGGGCCACCTCCTACGACGTGCCCCCGGTGGAGCGTGGCGACATCATCCGCGAAACGCTGCCGGACGGGAATATCTCTACCGCGCAGGGGTTCATCTTCAACCTCAAGCGGGACAAGTGGAACGATCCGCAGGTGCGCGATGCCATCCGCATGATGTTCAACTTCGAATGGTCGAACGAGACGTTGTTCTACGGTCTCTATTCCCGTCCCGCCAGCTTTTGGGGCGGCTCCGACCTGGCGGCCGAGGGCGTGCCAACCGAAGGAGAGCGCGCCGTGCTGGCACCGCTGGTCGAGGAAGGTCTGCTTGACGCCTCGATCCTGACCGACGAGGCGGTGATGCCGCCGGTCAACGGCGCGGACCGCAATCAACCCGACCGCCGCACCCGCCGCGCCGCGCTGCGCCTGCTCAACGAGGCCGGCTGGGAAACCGGCAGCGACGGCATGTTGCGCAATGCAGAGGGTCAGACGCTGGATCTGATCATCATCCAGTTCAGCCCGACCTTCGACCGCATCGTGAACCCCTACGTGGAAAACCTGCGCGACATCGGGGTCAACGCCCGCCTGGAACGGATCGACCGTGCGCAATACATCGAACGGCGCCGGTCGGGCGACTGGGACCTGACCAATCAGTCGCTGGGCCAGGGCTTTGAGCCGGGCGGCGGGTTGAAGCAATGGTTCGGCTCCGAGACGGCCGAGAATTCGTCGCGGAACCTCATGGCGCTTGCCGATCCTGCGGTGGACCGCCTGATCGACATCGCCATCGACAGCAAGGACCTGGACGACGTCCGCGACCGTCTGCGGGCGCTGGACCGGGTGCTGCGCGCCTGGGGGTTCTGGATCCCGCAATGGGGCAATTCGGAACATTGGATCGCCAGCTGGAACATGTTCCGCCACCCCGATGAATTGCCGCCGCTGGCCCCAGGCGTGATCGACTTCTGGTGGCTCGACGCCGAGGCCGAGGCCGCGTTGAAAGCCTCCGGAGCCCTCTAA